A window of the Nibribacter ruber genome harbors these coding sequences:
- a CDS encoding potassium transporter KefB, translating to MNAPQPSVMPTTPSVSLFKPMLLGGCIALLAISFFVFGVDNPNPAWGKYWMVRPLIITPLAGAMGGVFYAFMDYQSARGFNRTLAVLLSLVVFVVGLWLGIVLGLAGTMWN from the coding sequence ATGAACGCTCCACAACCTTCTGTAATGCCCACCACTCCTTCGGTATCCTTGTTTAAGCCCATGCTGTTGGGCGGCTGCATTGCGCTACTGGCCATCTCCTTTTTTGTGTTCGGGGTGGATAACCCTAACCCCGCCTGGGGAAAATATTGGATGGTGAGGCCCTTGATCATTACGCCTCTGGCTGGAGCCATGGGTGGCGTTTTTTATGCCTTCATGGACTACCAAAGCGCCCGGGGCTTTAACAGAACGCTGGCCGTTCTCCTGAGCCTGGTGGTTTTTGTGGTAGGCCTATGGCTGGGAATTGTGCTAGGCCTGGCCGGCACCATGTGGAACTAA
- a CDS encoding DUF4153 domain-containing protein, with translation MKEEILTHLQNPQQLERLYRANKAGFKQEFNGLYPELSGNALADFWHERLHHESDAISWGSKSEFLFVALACLLAGVLAKLPAIFHLNEEFFYPRNIGFLVFPFLAAYFGWKNNLRGGKIAFIVGVMVACLVYINLLPSSTTSDTLILACIHLPLLLWVVLGVSFTGNELSNYRRRLDFLRFNGDLAVMSAMLVIAGGIMTGITLGLFSLIGFNIEQFYTEYVVVFGAVSVPIVATFLTQTNPQLVNKVSPVIAKIFSPLVLVMLVVYLGAILYSGKDPYNDREFLLLFNVLLIGVMALIFFSVAESFNSSKSAWGVWVLLLLSVVTVVVNGIALSAISFRISEWGITPNRVAVMGANLLMLVHLLLVTVMLFKTASGKAAISEVGRAIVLYLPVYFVWTVMVVFFFPLLFGFK, from the coding sequence ATGAAAGAGGAAATTCTCACCCATTTACAAAACCCGCAGCAGTTGGAGAGGCTGTACCGGGCCAACAAAGCTGGCTTTAAGCAGGAGTTCAACGGGCTGTATCCGGAGTTGAGCGGCAACGCCCTGGCAGACTTCTGGCATGAACGCCTGCATCATGAATCTGACGCCATCTCCTGGGGCTCTAAAAGCGAGTTTTTGTTTGTGGCGCTCGCCTGTCTGCTAGCCGGCGTTCTAGCCAAACTGCCCGCCATCTTTCACCTCAATGAAGAGTTCTTCTACCCGCGCAACATAGGCTTCCTGGTGTTTCCGTTTCTGGCCGCCTACTTCGGCTGGAAGAACAACCTGCGGGGTGGCAAGATCGCTTTTATAGTGGGCGTGATGGTGGCTTGCTTGGTATACATTAACCTGCTGCCCAGTTCTACTACCAGTGACACTTTGATTCTGGCCTGCATCCATTTGCCGCTGCTGCTTTGGGTGGTGTTGGGCGTGTCTTTTACAGGCAATGAACTGAGCAATTACAGAAGACGCCTGGATTTTCTGCGCTTCAACGGAGATCTGGCGGTGATGTCGGCTATGCTGGTGATTGCGGGCGGAATCATGACGGGCATCACCCTGGGCTTGTTTAGCCTGATTGGGTTTAACATTGAGCAGTTCTACACAGAGTACGTGGTGGTGTTTGGCGCCGTGTCTGTGCCCATTGTGGCCACCTTCCTTACCCAGACCAACCCGCAATTAGTCAACAAGGTGTCTCCCGTGATTGCCAAGATTTTCAGCCCGCTGGTGTTGGTGATGCTGGTGGTGTACCTGGGCGCCATCCTTTACTCAGGCAAAGACCCTTACAATGACCGCGAGTTCCTGCTCTTGTTCAACGTGCTCTTGATTGGGGTGATGGCCTTGATTTTCTTCTCGGTGGCAGAGAGTTTCAATTCTTCCAAGTCGGCTTGGGGCGTGTGGGTGCTGCTTCTGCTGTCTGTGGTGACGGTGGTGGTGAACGGCATTGCGCTTTCTGCCATCTCCTTCAGAATCTCTGAGTGGGGCATTACGCCTAACCGCGTGGCCGTGATGGGCGCCAATCTGCTCATGCTGGTGCACCTGCTGCTGGTCACGGTCATGCTGTTCAAGACCGCCTCGGGCAAAGCCGCCATCAGTGAGGTGGGCAGAGCCATTGTGTTGTACCTGCCGGTGTATTTTGTCTGGACGGTGATGGTGGTATTCTTCTTCCCGCTGCTGTTCGGGTTTAAGTAA
- a CDS encoding NADP-dependent isocitrate dehydrogenase: MKGCRHGQPRKPIYRTLYWAQALAKQTKNEELKTRFTDLAKGLTENEDKIVQEQIAAQGKPVDMGGYFHPDTDKVAEAMRPSATLNSFLDQF; this comes from the coding sequence ATGAAAGGCTGCCGACATGGACAACCGCGGAAGCCAATCTACCGGACGCTTTACTGGGCCCAGGCCCTGGCTAAGCAAACTAAGAACGAGGAACTGAAAACCCGTTTCACGGACCTGGCCAAAGGCTTGACAGAAAACGAAGACAAGATTGTACAGGAGCAGATTGCGGCCCAAGGCAAACCCGTAGACATGGGCGGTTACTTCCACCCAGACACGGACAAAGTTGCCGAAGCCATGCGCCCAAGCGCCACGTTGAACTCTTTCTTAGACCAGTTCTAG
- a CDS encoding PAS domain-containing sensor histidine kinase translates to MRAPSSSFDTESSPGEGLSFQKIFELQNNLNILLSTSFHIIAVTNAYEQETFISREQAIGKSVFEVFPDNPEVGREGSSGKLKASLEQALTSKQPCQVELIRYDITDPAMPGRFIERYWSVVNTPILNEKGEVTRILHEAKNITEAEKAKKDLQESEDREKIALAQVEQQRLRLERLFAQVPAAMAILEGPDLEFKEINDAYQHLFPGRKLLGLPLFEALSELKGQPIEDIVEHVITTGETFEGKEILIPLARHEGQPLEDIYWNFIYQALYDAQGKINGMFIFALDVTPFVEARQQVEKSAEELKALNQELEARVERRTRDVQKAQAEAERQRQRLERLFMNAPSAICILSGPELVYELVNPVYAGLFPDRKLLGKPILEALPEIKDNKVYRTFREVYATGITHEEPELLIPFKSPEGLWEDRYFRFIQQARTNEEGKIDGVLVFAIEVTEQVIARKAVEETANNLRLITDSLPVLIGYLDRDRVYRFTNKAYESWFPIKSEDLLGRKVLDVVGEEAYNATKGYMDRALAGERLSFEATMPYREDFVKHIKTDYVPDVRDGQVLGFYTLVTDVTEQVEARKRMERSSEEARGLAQELAGTNEDLRLANQQLTHTNKDLDNFIYTASHDLKAPISNIEMLLKELQVELPQESLQESEVQAIIKMMQNSIDRFKKTIASLTEITKLQKDHDQAAQTVNLKTMVQEVQLDMQQSILASGARLEVNLREDAQVSFAEKNLRSVVYNLLSNAIKYRHPERSPVVRVSCEPEDAYVVLIVQDNGLGINPKQQHKLFTMFSRFHDHVEGSGVGLYMVKRILDNAEGKIEVQSAVGVGSTFKVYLKRAV, encoded by the coding sequence ATGCGCGCACCCTCTTCTTCCTTTGATACAGAATCTTCTCCAGGCGAGGGCCTTTCCTTTCAGAAGATTTTTGAATTGCAGAATAACCTCAACATTCTTCTGTCTACCTCTTTTCATATAATAGCCGTTACCAACGCATATGAGCAGGAAACCTTCATCTCCAGGGAGCAGGCAATAGGAAAGTCTGTGTTTGAGGTGTTTCCAGACAATCCAGAAGTAGGGAGAGAGGGTTCCTCTGGTAAGTTAAAAGCTTCTTTGGAGCAGGCGCTTACCAGCAAGCAGCCGTGCCAGGTGGAATTGATCAGGTATGACATTACAGACCCTGCCATGCCGGGGAGGTTCATAGAGCGTTATTGGTCTGTGGTGAACACGCCCATCTTAAATGAGAAGGGAGAAGTGACGCGCATTTTGCATGAGGCCAAAAACATCACAGAGGCAGAGAAAGCAAAAAAGGACCTGCAAGAAAGCGAAGACCGGGAGAAAATAGCCTTGGCCCAGGTAGAGCAGCAGCGTCTTAGATTGGAGCGCCTGTTTGCCCAGGTGCCCGCGGCTATGGCCATTCTGGAAGGACCAGACCTGGAGTTCAAGGAAATCAATGACGCCTACCAACACCTGTTCCCGGGCCGAAAACTGTTGGGATTGCCGCTGTTTGAGGCACTATCAGAATTGAAGGGCCAGCCCATAGAAGACATTGTGGAGCATGTGATAACCACCGGCGAAACCTTTGAAGGCAAGGAAATTCTAATACCCTTGGCCCGGCATGAAGGCCAACCACTGGAAGACATCTATTGGAACTTCATTTACCAAGCGCTCTATGACGCGCAAGGCAAAATAAACGGCATGTTTATCTTCGCCTTAGATGTGACGCCCTTTGTAGAAGCCCGCCAACAGGTAGAAAAAAGCGCCGAGGAATTAAAAGCCCTTAACCAGGAACTAGAGGCCAGGGTGGAGCGGCGCACCCGGGACGTACAGAAAGCGCAAGCCGAGGCAGAACGCCAGCGCCAACGGCTGGAGCGGTTGTTCATGAATGCGCCCTCAGCCATCTGTATTCTGTCTGGCCCAGAGCTGGTGTATGAACTGGTGAACCCGGTGTACGCCGGTCTTTTCCCAGACAGGAAACTTTTGGGTAAACCCATTTTAGAGGCCTTGCCTGAGATTAAGGATAACAAGGTGTATAGAACTTTCAGGGAGGTGTATGCCACCGGCATTACCCATGAAGAACCAGAACTTCTTATCCCTTTTAAGTCACCTGAAGGCCTCTGGGAGGACCGCTACTTCAGGTTCATTCAACAGGCCAGAACCAATGAAGAAGGTAAGATAGACGGTGTCTTGGTCTTCGCCATTGAAGTGACAGAGCAGGTAATCGCGCGCAAAGCCGTAGAAGAAACCGCCAATAACCTTAGGCTCATCACAGACTCCTTGCCGGTGCTCATTGGGTACTTAGACAGAGACCGTGTGTACCGCTTCACCAACAAGGCCTATGAAAGCTGGTTCCCTATTAAGTCTGAAGATTTGCTGGGCCGTAAGGTGCTGGATGTGGTAGGAGAGGAAGCCTATAATGCCACCAAAGGCTACATGGACCGGGCGTTGGCGGGGGAGCGGTTGAGCTTTGAAGCCACCATGCCCTACCGCGAAGACTTTGTCAAGCACATTAAAACAGACTATGTGCCAGATGTGAGAGACGGCCAGGTGCTGGGCTTTTACACCTTGGTGACAGACGTCACAGAGCAGGTAGAGGCCCGTAAGCGCATGGAGCGTAGCAGCGAAGAAGCCAGAGGCCTGGCGCAGGAACTGGCCGGCACCAATGAAGACCTTAGGTTAGCCAACCAACAACTTACCCACACCAACAAAGACCTGGATAATTTCATCTATACCGCCTCGCATGACCTCAAAGCGCCTATTTCCAACATAGAAATGCTTTTAAAGGAGCTGCAGGTAGAACTGCCCCAGGAAAGTCTGCAGGAAAGCGAAGTGCAAGCCATCATCAAGATGATGCAGAATTCCATTGACCGCTTCAAGAAGACCATAGCCAGCCTCACTGAAATCACCAAGCTGCAGAAAGACCATGACCAGGCGGCCCAGACCGTCAACCTGAAAACCATGGTACAGGAAGTGCAGCTAGACATGCAACAAAGCATCCTGGCCTCTGGAGCCCGGTTGGAGGTAAATCTTAGAGAAGACGCCCAGGTCTCCTTCGCGGAAAAGAACCTGCGTAGTGTGGTGTACAACCTGCTGTCCAACGCCATCAAGTACCGGCACCCAGAAAGAAGCCCGGTAGTGAGGGTGAGCTGTGAGCCAGAAGATGCCTATGTGGTTTTGATTGTGCAGGACAACGGATTGGGTATTAATCCTAAGCAACAACATAAGCTGTTCACCATGTTCAGCCGGTTTCATGACCACGTAGAAGGTTCTGGGGTGGGCCTCTACATGGTGAAGAGAATTCTGGATAACGCAGAAGGCAAGATTGAAGTACAAAGTGCCGTGGGCGTGGGGAGTACGTTCAAAGTGTACCTGAAAAGAGCCGTTTAG
- the yiaA gene encoding inner membrane protein YiaA produces MNQKPSNVFAAASYFVLLTGISAYVIGLWNANMLLNEKGYYFTILMYGLFSAISLQKSVRDQVDGIPVSNMYYGLSWFSTITALVLLTVGLWNADLFLSEKGFYAMSFLLSLFAAITVQKNTRDSLAKEGPVKNSAEVY; encoded by the coding sequence ATGAATCAGAAACCATCCAATGTATTTGCCGCGGCCTCTTATTTTGTTCTGCTTACGGGCATCAGTGCCTACGTGATAGGGCTATGGAACGCCAATATGCTGCTGAATGAAAAAGGCTATTACTTCACCATTCTTATGTACGGTTTGTTCTCGGCTATCTCTCTCCAGAAAAGCGTACGTGACCAGGTAGATGGTATTCCCGTTTCTAATATGTACTACGGGCTTAGCTGGTTTTCTACCATTACCGCCTTGGTGCTGCTCACCGTAGGCCTTTGGAACGCCGATCTCTTCTTGAGCGAGAAAGGTTTTTATGCCATGTCGTTTCTTCTGAGTCTTTTTGCGGCTATCACGGTTCAGAAAAATACCAGAGACAGTCTGGCAAAGGAAGGGCCGGTTAAGAACAGTGCAGAGGTGTATTAA
- a CDS encoding winged helix-turn-helix domain-containing protein, protein MSVLMVEDSVDFSTLKETLQLTDGNLASHLRALEEAEYLRVEKQFVGRKPQTTYHATTTGRDAFKSHLDALEKLILSNRQGS, encoded by the coding sequence ATGTCTGTGTTGATGGTAGAAGACAGCGTGGACTTTAGCACGCTCAAAGAAACGCTTCAGCTCACAGACGGCAACCTGGCCAGCCACCTGCGCGCGCTGGAAGAGGCCGAATACCTGCGGGTAGAAAAGCAGTTTGTAGGCCGAAAGCCCCAGACCACCTACCACGCCACCACCACCGGCCGAGATGCCTTTAAAAGCCACCTGGACGCGTTGGAGAAATTGATTTTGAGCAACCGGCAGGGCAGCTAA
- a CDS encoding NADP-dependent isocitrate dehydrogenase: MANTSKIIYTITDEAPALATQSFLPIVKAFTKAANIEVEVRDISLAARILATFPENLSADQKQSDDLAYLGDVAKTPEANIIKLPNISASVPQLTQAIKELQSQGYNIPDYPANPQTDAEQEIKTRYGKVLGSAVNPVLREGNSDRRVADAVKQYARKNPHSMGAWSSDSKSHVAHMDGGDFYGTEQSVVVDNATSVKIEFVGANGSTKILKDNISLKAGEVIDSSVMSKKALRAFYEKEIADAKASGILLSLHLKATMMKVSDPIMFGHAVTVFFKDVFEKHAQVLKQIGVNPDNGLGDLYSKIQNLPEDQRAAIEADIKAVYDNSPALAMVDSDKGITNLHFPNDVIIDASMPAAIRTSGKMWGADGKAHDAKFMIPDRSYAGIYQEVINFCKENGAFDPKTMGTVPNIGLMAQKAEEYGSHDKTFQITEAGTVRVVDANGNALMEHKVEEGDIFRMCQTKDLPIQDWVKLAVTRARITGAPAIFWLDPQRAHDANLIKKVEKYLQDHDTNGLEVNIMSPVEAMRYSCTRAKNGQDTISVTGNVLRDYLTDLFPILELGTSAKMLSIVPLLDGGGLFETGAGGSAPKHVQQFQEENYLRWDSLGEFLALAVSLEDLAYKTKNDKAAVLAEALNTANAEFLEKDKSPARKVGGIDNRGSHFYLALYWAQALAEQTKNEELKAKFTDLAKGLTENEDKIVQEQIAEQGKAIDMGGYFHPDLSKVSAAMRPSATLNTYIDQF; the protein is encoded by the coding sequence ATGGCAAACACATCAAAAATCATTTATACCATCACAGATGAGGCGCCGGCGCTGGCCACGCAGTCTTTCCTGCCCATTGTAAAGGCGTTCACCAAAGCCGCCAACATTGAGGTAGAAGTAAGAGACATCTCCCTGGCCGCCCGTATTCTGGCTACCTTCCCAGAGAACCTTTCTGCTGACCAAAAGCAGAGCGATGACCTGGCCTACTTAGGCGACGTAGCCAAAACCCCCGAGGCCAACATCATCAAATTGCCGAACATCTCTGCCTCTGTGCCCCAGCTGACGCAGGCCATCAAAGAATTACAGTCCCAAGGCTATAACATTCCAGACTATCCGGCCAACCCGCAAACAGACGCCGAGCAGGAAATCAAAACCCGCTACGGCAAAGTGCTGGGCAGCGCCGTGAACCCAGTCTTGCGTGAAGGCAACTCTGACCGCCGCGTAGCCGATGCCGTGAAGCAGTACGCCCGCAAAAACCCGCACTCCATGGGTGCCTGGTCGTCAGACTCCAAATCACACGTGGCCCACATGGACGGCGGCGATTTCTACGGCACCGAGCAGTCTGTGGTAGTGGACAACGCCACCAGCGTGAAGATTGAATTTGTAGGCGCCAACGGTTCTACCAAGATCCTAAAAGACAATATCTCTCTCAAGGCTGGCGAAGTGATTGACTCCTCCGTGATGAGCAAGAAAGCCCTGCGTGCGTTCTATGAGAAGGAGATTGCAGACGCCAAAGCCTCTGGCATTCTGTTGTCCCTGCACTTGAAAGCCACCATGATGAAGGTCTCTGACCCTATTATGTTCGGGCATGCCGTTACCGTGTTCTTCAAAGACGTTTTTGAGAAACACGCTCAGGTGTTAAAGCAAATCGGCGTGAACCCAGACAACGGCCTAGGCGATTTGTACAGCAAGATCCAAAACCTGCCAGAAGACCAGCGCGCCGCCATTGAAGCCGATATCAAAGCAGTGTATGACAACAGCCCGGCACTGGCCATGGTAGACTCAGACAAAGGCATCACCAACCTGCACTTCCCTAATGACGTGATCATTGACGCATCCATGCCCGCGGCCATTAGAACGTCTGGCAAGATGTGGGGCGCAGACGGCAAGGCGCATGACGCCAAGTTCATGATCCCAGACCGCTCGTATGCCGGCATTTACCAAGAGGTGATTAATTTCTGCAAAGAGAACGGCGCCTTTGACCCTAAAACCATGGGCACCGTGCCTAACATTGGACTCATGGCCCAGAAAGCCGAAGAGTACGGTTCACATGACAAAACCTTCCAGATCACCGAAGCCGGCACCGTGCGCGTGGTAGACGCCAACGGCAACGCCCTCATGGAGCACAAAGTAGAGGAAGGCGATATCTTTAGAATGTGCCAGACCAAAGACCTGCCTATCCAGGACTGGGTGAAACTGGCCGTGACCAGAGCGCGCATCACCGGTGCTCCTGCCATCTTCTGGCTAGACCCGCAGCGTGCCCATGACGCCAACCTCATCAAGAAAGTTGAGAAGTACCTGCAAGACCATGACACCAACGGCCTGGAAGTAAACATCATGTCGCCGGTAGAGGCCATGCGCTACTCATGTACCCGCGCTAAGAACGGTCAAGACACCATCTCGGTAACCGGTAACGTACTGCGTGACTACCTCACCGACTTGTTCCCTATTCTGGAACTGGGCACCAGTGCTAAAATGCTTTCCATTGTGCCATTGCTGGACGGCGGCGGATTGTTTGAAACCGGTGCCGGCGGATCTGCCCCTAAGCACGTACAGCAGTTCCAAGAAGAAAACTACCTGCGTTGGGATTCTCTGGGTGAGTTCCTGGCCCTGGCGGTTTCTCTGGAAGACCTGGCCTACAAAACCAAGAATGACAAAGCAGCCGTATTGGCGGAGGCCTTGAACACGGCCAACGCCGAGTTCCTGGAGAAAGACAAGTCACCAGCCCGTAAAGTAGGTGGCATTGACAACCGCGGCAGCCACTTCTACCTGGCGCTTTACTGGGCCCAGGCCCTGGCAGAGCAGACCAAGAACGAAGAGCTGAAAGCCAAGTTCACGGACCTGGCCAAAGGCCTCACGGAGAACGAAGACAAAATTGTACAGGAGCAGATTGCCGAGCAGGGCAAAGCCATTGACATGGGCGGCTACTTCCACCCAGACCTGTCCAAAGTCTCTGCCGCCATGCGCCCAAGCGCTACCCTGAACACCTATATTGACCAGTTCTAA
- a CDS encoding Crp/Fnr family transcriptional regulator, translating to MNALHNCLSKYHPISSEAWGALSKALTRVEVSKNSFLVKEGTVCNNLYFLEKGCLRGYYNLDGKEITYWFSFEDNFVTSFYSFISRKPAVENIQALEDSALWSISFEVLNQLFDAHNDLERVVRIINEQYYIRLEERFMAMQFKTARERYEQLMENSPHILHRISLGQTASYLGISQETLSRIRSQV from the coding sequence GTGAATGCCTTACATAATTGCCTATCAAAATATCATCCCATCTCTTCAGAAGCCTGGGGTGCTCTCTCTAAGGCATTAACGAGGGTAGAGGTTTCAAAGAATTCCTTTTTGGTGAAGGAGGGAACGGTCTGCAACAATTTGTATTTTCTTGAAAAAGGCTGTCTGCGCGGGTACTATAACCTGGACGGGAAGGAGATTACTTATTGGTTTAGCTTTGAGGATAATTTCGTGACCTCTTTTTACAGTTTCATTTCCCGGAAACCAGCGGTAGAGAACATTCAGGCCCTGGAGGACTCTGCCTTGTGGAGCATCAGTTTTGAAGTGTTGAACCAGCTGTTTGATGCCCATAACGATCTTGAGCGGGTGGTGCGCATAATCAATGAGCAGTACTACATACGGCTGGAAGAACGGTTCATGGCCATGCAGTTTAAAACGGCTCGTGAGCGCTACGAGCAGCTGATGGAAAACTCTCCGCACATTCTTCACAGAATCTCACTGGGACAGACGGCGTCTTACCTGGGCATCAGTCAGGAAACCCTGAGCCGGATACGCAGCCAGGTGTAG
- a CDS encoding DoxX family protein yields MSLSTRLDQLHAQARRNRWLWLFTILCRILLAVGFIPPGIVKIMGERFTVLSVNHPMGNYLEALHHTGYYYTMIGVMQVLAGLLLLIPRTVVLGAVIYFPIILNICILSFAVRFEGSRLTSPLMVLANLYILCWYYPAWKHILPFNQPAQAGRFPGWKELDTKFPVKFFAGVAAAFALVVLFAVYGNELMPRNTLKECQTQCEDSANPAACYTFCDCIHQEGQPLDDCLETYYKAGSP; encoded by the coding sequence ATGAGCCTTTCCACCAGATTAGACCAATTGCACGCACAGGCCCGACGGAACAGATGGCTGTGGTTGTTCACCATTCTCTGCCGAATCTTGCTGGCCGTGGGTTTTATTCCGCCGGGGATTGTGAAGATTATGGGCGAGCGGTTCACGGTGCTTTCTGTGAATCACCCCATGGGCAATTACCTGGAGGCACTGCACCATACGGGCTACTATTATACTATGATTGGCGTGATGCAGGTGCTGGCCGGGCTACTGCTCCTAATCCCTAGGACGGTGGTGCTGGGCGCGGTCATTTACTTTCCCATCATTCTTAACATCTGCATTCTGTCTTTTGCCGTACGGTTTGAGGGTTCCAGGCTTACCTCGCCGTTGATGGTGCTGGCCAACCTCTACATCCTCTGCTGGTACTATCCCGCCTGGAAGCACATTCTTCCCTTTAACCAACCAGCCCAGGCTGGCAGGTTCCCGGGCTGGAAAGAGCTGGACACCAAGTTTCCGGTGAAGTTCTTTGCGGGTGTGGCGGCAGCCTTTGCGCTGGTGGTTCTCTTTGCCGTGTACGGAAACGAATTGATGCCCCGCAATACCTTGAAAGAATGCCAAACCCAGTGTGAAGACAGCGCCAACCCAGCAGCCTGTTACACGTTCTGCGACTGCATTCACCAGGAAGGACAACCCCTGGACGATTGCCTGGAAACCTACTACAAAGCGGGCAGTCCATAA
- a CDS encoding serine hydrolase → MILLWIGSPALAQDKTPEVDKIFSWASKETPGCVCMVSQNGKVVVNRAYGTADLGEGTPLETNAVFDIGSVRKQFIAAAALQLVQEKKLSLSEDIHAYLPELPKYGQKITLNHLLTHTSGIRDWTGLLPLATGDPETLTVILRQKGLNFKPGEEWSYSNSGYVLITEIIARTTKMPIAEFLRTRLFVPLGMTSTVYVTSMANPVQNQALGYEKTKDGWKLDMYLGNDRGGGAILSTAEDLIRWNDVLSSGKLGAFVSQKLQEPAQLNNGRKLGYGRGLFLETFRGVKEVWHSGGAAGYHTWLGRFPEQGVSVAVLCNSNARPASGLAERVVDLFVTYPETEKAVASAPPVLTGEALEQAKSRAGLYFPEKTGEPLRLAIDKDRFRVAGGPGLVPAGQNRYRRLGAFVQFMSQDAFELHFPLPDVVEVKSMEGKVSRYHRAQPYTPSTSELQALAGRYQNDEIGSVFHMTVGPDGNSLFGRANAAPAPGFEFKPVSKDTYQLGGVLLRFVRDKVGKVVALDYSNPVVRNLIYTRTSDQTSR, encoded by the coding sequence ATGATTCTCCTTTGGATAGGTAGCCCAGCCTTGGCCCAGGACAAAACCCCCGAGGTAGACAAGATTTTTAGTTGGGCATCTAAGGAAACGCCGGGTTGCGTGTGCATGGTCTCACAGAACGGGAAAGTGGTGGTGAACCGCGCCTACGGCACCGCTGATCTGGGGGAAGGCACGCCCTTAGAGACCAATGCAGTGTTTGACATTGGGTCCGTTAGAAAGCAGTTTATTGCCGCAGCCGCTCTGCAATTGGTTCAGGAGAAAAAACTTTCCCTGTCAGAAGATATTCATGCTTACCTGCCAGAGCTGCCCAAGTACGGCCAGAAGATCACGCTAAACCATTTGCTCACCCACACCAGCGGCATCCGGGACTGGACCGGGTTGTTGCCCCTGGCTACTGGAGACCCAGAGACGCTTACGGTCATCCTTCGGCAGAAGGGCCTCAACTTTAAACCCGGCGAGGAATGGTCATACTCCAACAGCGGCTATGTCCTGATCACTGAAATCATTGCCCGCACTACTAAAATGCCCATTGCCGAGTTTCTGCGCACGCGTCTGTTTGTACCGCTGGGTATGACCTCCACCGTCTACGTGACCAGCATGGCCAACCCTGTGCAGAACCAGGCCCTGGGCTATGAGAAAACAAAAGACGGCTGGAAACTAGACATGTACCTGGGCAATGACCGCGGTGGCGGTGCCATCCTGAGCACTGCAGAAGACTTGATCCGGTGGAACGATGTCCTTTCCAGTGGAAAGTTGGGCGCCTTTGTCTCCCAGAAACTACAGGAACCCGCCCAACTAAACAACGGCCGGAAGCTGGGGTATGGCCGGGGCTTGTTTCTGGAGACCTTCCGGGGTGTAAAAGAAGTGTGGCATTCGGGTGGAGCGGCGGGCTATCATACTTGGTTGGGCCGTTTCCCGGAGCAGGGTGTTTCTGTGGCTGTGCTGTGTAACTCCAATGCCCGTCCCGCTTCTGGCCTTGCCGAGCGCGTAGTGGATCTGTTTGTGACCTATCCAGAAACAGAAAAAGCCGTGGCCAGTGCGCCGCCTGTCCTCACCGGTGAAGCCCTGGAACAAGCCAAAAGCCGGGCCGGACTTTACTTCCCAGAGAAAACCGGTGAGCCCCTGCGCCTGGCCATAGACAAAGACCGTTTCAGGGTAGCAGGCGGCCCCGGTCTGGTGCCAGCCGGCCAGAACCGTTATCGCCGTCTGGGAGCCTTTGTGCAGTTTATGTCACAGGATGCGTTTGAGTTACATTTCCCGTTGCCGGATGTAGTAGAAGTGAAATCCATGGAAGGCAAAGTCTCCCGCTACCACCGCGCCCAACCTTACACTCCCAGCACCTCTGAGCTGCAGGCCCTGGCGGGCCGCTACCAGAACGACGAGATAGGCTCTGTCTTTCACATGACCGTTGGCCCAGATGGCAACAGCCTCTTCGGCCGCGCCAACGCCGCCCCCGCGCCCGGCTTTGAATTCAAGCCCGTCAGCAAAGACACCTACCAGCTGGGCGGCGTGCTCCTGCGCTTCGTGCGCGACAAAGTCGGCAAGGTAGTGGCCCTAGACTACAGCAACCCAGTGGTTCGCAACCTCATCTACACCCGCACAAGTGACCAAACCAGCCGGTAG